A window from Bordetella petrii encodes these proteins:
- a CDS encoding MFS transporter: MTSAVSGPRSPGLVLFALAIGAFAIGTTEFATMSLLPYFAHSLAIDAPTAGHVISAYALGVVVGAPLITVAAARLPRRALLILLMTLFALFNGLCAFAPSYEWLMALRFLSGLPHGAYFGIASLVAVSLVPEQRRTQAVGRMFLGLTVATIVGVPLANWLGHAVGWRWGFALVAAAGLLTVALVAMFAPATPADPHASPLRELGALRRAQVWITLGIGAIGFGGLFAVYTYLADILLTVTGAAPGTVPLVLGVFGAGMTLGNLVIPRFADRALMPTAGGVLLFSAAALALFTFSIGNIWTITAAVFLVGMGGALGTVLQTRLMDVADDAQGLAAALNHSAFNTANALGPWLGGLALAHGHGWRSPGWVGALLALGGFMLWLVSVSLDKQRRALGQAT; encoded by the coding sequence ATGACTTCCGCTGTTTCCGGGCCCCGTTCGCCCGGCCTGGTGCTGTTCGCGCTGGCCATCGGCGCCTTCGCCATCGGCACCACCGAATTCGCCACCATGAGCCTGCTGCCGTATTTCGCGCACAGCCTCGCCATCGATGCCCCCACCGCCGGCCACGTGATCAGCGCCTATGCGCTGGGCGTGGTGGTGGGCGCTCCGCTGATCACCGTAGCGGCCGCCCGCCTGCCGCGCCGCGCGCTGCTCATTCTGCTGATGACGCTGTTCGCGCTGTTCAACGGCCTGTGCGCCTTCGCGCCCAGCTACGAATGGCTGATGGCGCTGCGCTTTCTCAGCGGCCTGCCGCACGGCGCCTATTTCGGCATCGCCTCGCTGGTGGCCGTGTCGCTGGTGCCCGAGCAGCGCCGCACCCAGGCGGTGGGCCGCATGTTCCTGGGCCTGACGGTGGCCACCATCGTCGGCGTGCCGCTGGCCAACTGGCTGGGGCATGCGGTGGGCTGGCGCTGGGGCTTCGCCCTGGTGGCCGCGGCCGGCCTGCTCACGGTGGCGCTGGTGGCCATGTTCGCGCCCGCCACGCCGGCCGACCCGCACGCCAGCCCGCTGCGCGAGCTGGGCGCACTGCGGCGCGCGCAGGTGTGGATCACGCTGGGCATCGGCGCCATCGGCTTCGGCGGCCTGTTCGCCGTGTATACCTACCTGGCTGACATCCTGCTCACGGTCACCGGGGCGGCGCCCGGCACGGTGCCGCTGGTGCTGGGCGTGTTCGGCGCCGGCATGACGCTGGGCAACCTGGTCATTCCCAGGTTCGCCGACCGCGCCCTGATGCCCACCGCCGGCGGGGTGCTGCTGTTCAGCGCCGCCGCCCTGGCGCTGTTCACTTTCAGCATCGGCAATATCTGGACCATCACCGCGGCGGTGTTCCTGGTCGGCATGGGCGGGGCGCTGGGCACCGTGCTGCAGACGCGCCTGATGGACGTGGCCGACGATGCGCAGGGCCTGGCGGCCGCGCTGAACCATTCCGCGTTCAATACCGCCAATGCGCTGGGGCCCTGGCTGGGCGGCCTGGCGCTGGCCCACGGCCACGGCTGGCGCTCGCCGGGCTGGGTGGGGGCCCTGCTGGCGCTGGGCGGATTCATGCTGTGGCTGGTGTCGGTCTCGCTGGACAAGCAGCGCCGCGCCCTGGGCCAGGCAACTTAA
- a CDS encoding GntR family transcriptional regulator, which translates to MAINFHDSPIPRYLQLADLMRQRIARGIWEQGQKVPSLEELVAEFGVARVTVRQAVDVLTREGLVSPQQGRGTFVTGLPPNDRWLRVQTTLAELAKVYRDTQPKIVTIDESIHSAPLTAQDGIAAEQYVFMRRVHERAGQPYCVINIYLAEHIFRQDPARFRNETVIPLLVSMPGVHIAQARQALTISTADTEVAQQLQVAVNTPIAEVRRVFVDAGGQVIYLSEVTYRGDFIHVEMNLIP; encoded by the coding sequence ATGGCTATCAACTTTCACGACAGCCCCATTCCGCGCTATCTGCAACTGGCCGACCTGATGCGCCAGCGCATTGCGCGCGGCATCTGGGAACAAGGCCAGAAAGTGCCCTCTCTGGAAGAGCTGGTGGCCGAATTCGGGGTGGCGCGCGTGACCGTGCGCCAGGCCGTCGACGTGCTGACCCGCGAAGGGCTGGTGTCGCCGCAGCAGGGGCGCGGCACCTTCGTCACCGGCCTGCCACCCAACGACCGCTGGCTGCGGGTGCAGACCACGCTGGCCGAGCTGGCCAAGGTGTACCGCGACACCCAGCCCAAGATCGTCACCATCGACGAGTCCATCCATTCGGCGCCGCTGACCGCGCAGGACGGCATCGCGGCAGAGCAATACGTGTTCATGCGCCGCGTCCATGAACGCGCCGGCCAGCCGTATTGCGTCATCAACATCTACCTGGCCGAGCACATCTTCCGCCAGGACCCGGCGCGCTTTCGCAACGAAACCGTCATTCCGCTGCTGGTGTCCATGCCCGGCGTGCACATCGCGCAGGCGCGCCAGGCGCTTACCATCAGCACGGCCGACACCGAAGTGGCGCAGCAGCTGCAGGTGGCGGTCAACACGCCCATCGCCGAAGTGCGGCGCGTGTTCGTCGATGCCGGCGGCCAAGTCATCTACCTGAGCGAAGTCACGTACCGCGGCGACTTCATCCACGTCGAAATGAACCTGATTCCGTGA
- a CDS encoding DUF2501 domain-containing protein, which yields MKFDHRHIIGAAAVVAAQCIAAGAQAQLLDAVKGQMGGAQQGGAAGAAGSAAQGLGGGLPLSSLSAGSAGNAAGVLEFCMKNNYLSGGDAQSVKDQLMGKISGGSGQAQSDPGYTDGVQGILKGGDGKSVDLSGGGLKEEITRKACDQVLEQGKSFL from the coding sequence ATGAAATTCGATCACCGGCATATCATCGGCGCGGCCGCCGTCGTCGCGGCGCAATGCATTGCGGCGGGCGCGCAGGCGCAGCTGCTCGATGCGGTCAAGGGGCAGATGGGCGGCGCGCAACAGGGCGGCGCCGCCGGCGCGGCCGGCAGCGCCGCGCAGGGCCTGGGCGGCGGGCTGCCGCTGTCGTCGCTCAGCGCGGGCAGCGCCGGCAACGCGGCCGGCGTGCTGGAATTCTGCATGAAGAACAACTACCTGAGCGGCGGCGATGCCCAGTCGGTCAAAGACCAGCTGATGGGCAAGATATCGGGCGGATCGGGCCAGGCCCAGTCCGACCCGGGTTACACGGACGGCGTGCAGGGCATATTGAAGGGCGGCGACGGCAAGTCGGTCGACCTGAGCGGCGGCGGCCTGAAAGAAGAAATCACCCGCAAGGCCTGCGACCAGGTGCTGGAGCAGGGCAAGTCTTTCCTGTAG
- a CDS encoding Bug family tripartite tricarboxylate transporter substrate binding protein: protein MIKKTTCAVALAGLAAGLPPAHAAEPYPGKAITLIIGFAPGGPTDAIGRVLFKKVSEELKVPIVIENRPGAGGNIGAQELLRARPDGYTLMYGTSSITTAPALFDRKDLNPKTAFVAAGCSVAVPLILLTSKSLTAANAQDFYRQLKAQPGKYFMGSSGNGSIDHLVAMDIAAKLGLKFQHVPYKGNGPALTDLAGGNTSFMYSGSFNSAMPFIKSGQVKPLAVTSRNRSEALPDVPSLSESVPSLQGYDAGTWQVLLAPKGTPAPILEKLNTALQAAMKDAAVLESLRFQGAVVMDKTPAQCQDFIDSEYDRWSSTIDRLGLKAQ, encoded by the coding sequence ATGATCAAAAAAACAACTTGCGCAGTCGCCCTGGCCGGGCTGGCCGCCGGCCTGCCGCCCGCGCACGCCGCCGAACCCTACCCCGGCAAGGCCATCACGCTGATCATCGGCTTCGCGCCGGGTGGCCCCACCGACGCCATCGGCCGGGTGCTGTTCAAGAAAGTGTCCGAAGAATTGAAGGTGCCCATCGTCATCGAGAACCGGCCGGGCGCCGGCGGCAATATCGGCGCGCAGGAACTGCTGCGCGCCAGGCCGGACGGCTACACGCTGATGTACGGCACCTCGTCGATCACCACCGCGCCCGCGCTGTTCGACCGCAAAGACCTGAATCCCAAGACGGCGTTCGTGGCGGCGGGCTGCTCGGTGGCGGTGCCGCTGATCCTGCTGACCTCCAAAAGCCTGACGGCGGCCAACGCGCAGGACTTCTACCGCCAGCTGAAGGCGCAGCCCGGCAAGTACTTCATGGGATCATCGGGCAACGGTTCGATCGACCACCTGGTGGCCATGGACATCGCGGCCAAGCTGGGCCTGAAGTTCCAGCACGTGCCGTATAAAGGCAACGGCCCGGCCCTGACCGACCTGGCCGGCGGCAACACCAGCTTCATGTATTCGGGCTCGTTCAACAGCGCCATGCCGTTCATCAAGAGCGGCCAGGTCAAGCCGCTGGCCGTCACCTCGCGCAACCGCTCGGAAGCCCTGCCCGATGTGCCGTCGCTGTCGGAAAGCGTGCCCAGCCTGCAAGGCTACGACGCCGGCACGTGGCAGGTGCTGCTGGCGCCCAAGGGCACGCCCGCGCCCATTCTGGAAAAGCTCAACACCGCCCTGCAGGCCGCCATGAAAGACGCCGCCGTGCTGGAAAGCCTGCGCTTCCAGGGCGCGGTGGTCATGGACAAGACGCCGGCGCAATGCCAGGACTTCATCGACAGCGAATACGACCGCTGGTCGTCCACCATCGACCGGCTGGGGCTGAAGGCGCAGTAG
- a CDS encoding VOC family protein, giving the protein MTDPNLIILYVDSPDRSARFYTELLHKQPVHATPSFAKFKLDSGLMLGLWARQTVTPRAISAGRGGELAIPVANREAVRALHADWTERGIPIAQQPTDLDIGHTFVGLDPDGHRLRVFARKQD; this is encoded by the coding sequence ATGACCGATCCCAACCTGATCATCCTGTATGTCGACAGCCCGGACCGCAGCGCCCGGTTCTATACCGAACTGCTGCACAAGCAGCCGGTGCACGCCACCCCCAGCTTCGCCAAGTTCAAGCTGGATTCCGGCCTGATGCTGGGCCTGTGGGCCCGGCAGACCGTCACGCCGCGAGCGATCTCGGCCGGGCGCGGCGGCGAGCTGGCCATCCCGGTGGCCAACCGCGAGGCCGTGCGCGCGCTGCATGCCGACTGGACCGAGCGCGGCATCCCCATCGCGCAGCAGCCCACCGACCTGGACATCGGCCACACGTTCGTGGGGCTCGACCCCGATGGCCACCGGCTGCGCGTGTTCGCCCGCAAGCAGGATTGA
- a CDS encoding ABC transporter ATP-binding protein — MARKKIDFRGQAFKDVLSFTFRYWRAQPWRIASIVALVLLSAGADVLTPLFVGRLIDAVSAGVIDGTAGRAFWTLAALGLASTALMLLVYYSMITLTLKMMSAISARAFHHVQHLSTDWHANNFAGATVRKITRGMWALSLLNDTLLVALLPSVAMLAGATLVLGVHWPMMGAVVGVGSLVYVLITAGLSLGFVAPAARLGNAWDTRLMGDLADALNCNPVVKAFGAEQREEVQLAWTLDKWRRRTRRSWTRGSVNGGVQGVMLAIMLVAILGSALWLWSRGRASVGDITFSLSMFFILQGYLRSIGLHIRNLQRSVNDMEELVSLHAQRLDVQDRPGAGPITVSRGEICFEHVTLRYGAHLTPLFDDFSVRIAPGERVGLVGHSGSGKTTFIKLIQRLYDINGGRITIDGQDISAVQQASLRSQIAIVQQEPILFHRTLAENIAYARPGASRAHVMQAARLASAHDFIMALPNGYETLVGERGVKLSGGERQRVAIARAFLANAPILILDEATASLDSESEALVQEAMERLMAGRTTLVVAHRLSTVRTMDRLLVLDKGRIAEEGSHAILVRRAGGLYRRLLERQALDLAQGLEDLPEAAPRPAQHPPPEPVRVMAPP; from the coding sequence ATGGCTAGAAAAAAAATTGACTTTCGCGGACAGGCCTTCAAGGATGTCTTGAGCTTTACTTTCCGATACTGGCGTGCACAGCCCTGGCGCATCGCGTCGATCGTGGCGCTGGTGCTGCTGTCGGCCGGCGCCGATGTCCTGACGCCGCTGTTCGTGGGCCGCCTGATCGATGCAGTATCCGCCGGCGTGATCGACGGCACGGCCGGGCGCGCGTTCTGGACACTGGCGGCGCTGGGCCTGGCCAGCACCGCGCTGATGCTGCTGGTGTACTACAGCATGATCACCCTGACGCTCAAGATGATGAGCGCGATTTCCGCACGCGCCTTCCACCATGTGCAACACCTGTCGACAGACTGGCATGCCAACAATTTCGCAGGCGCGACGGTGCGCAAGATCACGCGCGGGATGTGGGCCCTGAGCCTGCTCAACGACACCCTGCTGGTGGCGCTGCTGCCTTCGGTAGCCATGCTGGCGGGCGCGACCCTGGTACTAGGCGTGCATTGGCCGATGATGGGCGCGGTGGTCGGCGTGGGCTCGCTGGTGTATGTATTGATCACCGCGGGCCTGTCGCTGGGCTTCGTGGCACCGGCCGCACGGCTGGGCAACGCCTGGGACACCCGCCTGATGGGCGATCTGGCCGATGCCCTCAACTGCAACCCCGTGGTCAAGGCTTTCGGCGCCGAGCAGCGCGAAGAAGTCCAGTTGGCCTGGACACTGGACAAGTGGCGCCGCCGCACCCGGCGCAGCTGGACACGCGGCTCGGTCAATGGCGGCGTGCAGGGCGTGATGCTGGCGATCATGCTGGTCGCCATCCTGGGCTCGGCGCTGTGGCTGTGGAGCCGCGGCCGGGCCAGCGTGGGCGACATCACATTCTCGCTGTCGATGTTCTTCATTCTGCAGGGCTATTTGCGCAGCATCGGCTTGCACATCCGCAATCTGCAACGCTCGGTCAACGACATGGAAGAACTCGTGTCGCTGCACGCCCAGCGGCTGGACGTACAAGACCGGCCTGGCGCGGGCCCCATCACCGTGAGCCGCGGCGAGATCTGCTTCGAGCACGTGACCTTGCGCTACGGCGCGCACCTGACGCCCTTGTTCGACGATTTCTCGGTGCGCATCGCGCCGGGCGAGCGCGTAGGGCTGGTGGGGCATTCGGGCTCGGGCAAGACAACCTTCATCAAGCTCATCCAGCGCCTGTACGATATCAATGGCGGCCGCATCACCATCGACGGCCAGGATATCTCGGCGGTCCAGCAGGCTTCGCTGCGCAGCCAGATTGCGATTGTGCAGCAAGAGCCTATTTTGTTTCATCGCACGCTGGCCGAGAATATCGCCTACGCCCGGCCGGGCGCCAGCCGTGCCCACGTCATGCAGGCGGCGCGCCTGGCCAGCGCCCACGACTTCATCATGGCCTTGCCCAATGGCTATGAAACGCTGGTGGGCGAACGCGGCGTGAAGCTGTCCGGCGGCGAACGCCAGCGCGTCGCCATCGCGCGCGCTTTCCTGGCCAACGCACCCATTCTGATTCTGGACGAAGCCACCGCCAGCCTGGACAGCGAGAGCGAAGCCCTGGTCCAAGAGGCCATGGAACGCCTGATGGCCGGCCGCACGACACTGGTGGTGGCGCACCGCCTGTCGACCGTGCGCACCATGGACCGCCTGCTGGTGCTCGACAAGGGCCGCATCGCCGAAGAAGGCAGCCACGCCATCCTGGTGCGGCGCGCGGGCGGGCTGTACCGCCGCCTGCTCGAACGCCAGGCGCTGGATCTGGCGCAGGGGCTGGAGGACCTGCCCGAGGCGGCGCCGCGCCCCGCGCAGCACCCGCCTCCCGAGCCGGTGCGCGTGATGGCGCCGCCTTGA
- a CDS encoding YegP family protein, giving the protein MAGWFELKKASNGQFHFALKAGNAETILTSEMYTAKASAENGIASVQKNSGDASRYNSATASNGKFYFTLRAANNQVIGNSQMYGTEAARNAGIESVKQNGATQDIRDNS; this is encoded by the coding sequence ATGGCAGGTTGGTTTGAACTGAAAAAAGCAAGCAACGGACAATTCCACTTTGCCCTGAAAGCCGGCAATGCGGAAACCATCCTGACTAGCGAGATGTACACCGCCAAGGCCTCGGCCGAGAACGGTATCGCCTCGGTGCAGAAAAACAGCGGCGACGCGTCGCGCTACAACTCGGCCACGGCCTCGAACGGCAAGTTCTACTTCACGCTGCGGGCCGCCAACAACCAGGTCATCGGCAACAGCCAGATGTACGGCACCGAAGCCGCGCGCAATGCCGGCATCGAATCCGTCAAGCAGAACGGCGCCACCCAGGACATTCGCGACAACAGCTGA
- a CDS encoding VOC family protein encodes MYTHIQIGARDWPRLVAFYDTVLAPLGLRRSNDIETAGPAGVIWRPPRLRWPSFVVAPPYNGLPATWGNGAQVSFQAPSCGMVDRCWALALGAGGSDEGAPGLRTRYAPDFYAAYCRDPEGNKIAFVCAAGGV; translated from the coding sequence ATGTACACCCACATCCAGATCGGCGCGCGCGACTGGCCGCGCCTGGTGGCCTTCTATGATACGGTGCTGGCCCCGCTCGGCCTGCGGCGCTCGAACGACATCGAGACCGCCGGGCCGGCTGGCGTGATCTGGCGGCCGCCGCGCCTGCGCTGGCCGTCGTTTGTGGTGGCGCCGCCCTATAACGGCCTGCCGGCAACCTGGGGCAATGGCGCGCAGGTCAGCTTCCAGGCTCCGTCTTGCGGCATGGTCGACCGTTGCTGGGCGCTGGCGCTCGGCGCGGGCGGATCCGACGAGGGCGCGCCCGGCCTGCGCACGCGGTATGCGCCGGATTTCTACGCGGCCTACTGCCGGGATCCCGAAGGCAACAAGATCGCCTTCGTGTGCGCCGCCGGCGGCGTCTAG
- a CDS encoding ABC transporter ATP-binding protein: protein MSTADTSARIRFCNVSVDYPTADGPMRVLDGVDYEIRQGEFVSVIGPSGCGKTTMMNIVAGFVQPTEGQVLLDGRPIAGPGPDRGVIFQEYGVFPWLTVKENIAFGLTLRANRTGRAERDEICQRYMALMGLADFANHHPKHLSGGMRQRLALARAYAVKPQFLLMDEPFGALDAQTRSAMQDLLLQVLLAEDKTVMLITHSVEEAIYLSSRIVVVTARPARIRTVIDVPFGYPRAENLHEDPRFGELRSRIRGLVMEEYARQANQVVRLAD from the coding sequence ATGAGCACGGCAGACACTTCCGCCCGCATCCGCTTCTGCAACGTGTCGGTGGACTACCCCACGGCCGACGGGCCGATGCGGGTACTGGACGGCGTCGACTATGAAATCCGCCAGGGCGAGTTCGTGTCGGTGATCGGGCCGTCGGGCTGCGGCAAGACCACCATGATGAACATCGTGGCCGGCTTCGTGCAGCCCACCGAAGGCCAGGTGCTGCTCGACGGGCGGCCGATCGCCGGCCCCGGGCCCGACCGCGGCGTCATCTTCCAGGAATACGGCGTGTTTCCGTGGCTGACGGTCAAGGAAAACATCGCCTTCGGCCTGACGCTGCGCGCCAACCGGACCGGCCGCGCCGAGCGCGACGAGATCTGCCAGCGCTATATGGCGCTGATGGGGCTGGCCGACTTCGCCAACCATCATCCCAAGCACCTGTCCGGCGGCATGCGCCAGCGGCTGGCGCTGGCGCGCGCCTATGCCGTCAAGCCGCAGTTCCTGCTGATGGACGAGCCCTTCGGCGCGCTGGACGCGCAGACCCGCTCGGCCATGCAGGACCTGCTGCTGCAGGTGCTGCTGGCCGAGGACAAGACCGTGATGCTGATCACCCACTCGGTCGAAGAAGCCATTTACCTGTCGTCGCGCATTGTGGTGGTAACGGCGCGGCCGGCGCGCATCCGCACCGTCATCGATGTGCCGTTCGGCTATCCGCGCGCCGAGAACCTGCACGAAGATCCGCGCTTCGGCGAGCTGCGCTCGCGGATCCGCGGCCTGGTCATGGAGGAATACGCCAGGCAGGCCAACCAGGTCGTGCGCCTGGCCGATTGA
- a CDS encoding mandelate racemase/muconate lactonizing enzyme family protein, with the protein MGDASSVYPADLSVHVLRYPVERPVRTSFGVMHDRPAVFVRVQDRDGAHGWGEVWCNFPACGAEHRARLVQTVLRPLLLGRAYDGPAAAWAHLTAATEVLALQAGEPGPMAQAIAGVDLALWDLCARRAGQPLWSYLGGASDRVAVYASGINPDDPEQVVRRKHGEGYRAFKLKLGFGRERDLRNLRQVRQLLGPGVPLMADANQGWNPADAASMAAAMGELDIAWLEEPMRADQPLAHWQALARQSPVPLAAGENCLGAEAFRTVIEAGCLQVVQPDLAKWGGISGCLPVIRAVREAGLRYCPHYLGAGVGLMASAHLLAAVDGMQHGGLLEIDANDNPLRTLLSAPLQQLEEGVASLGRAPGIGVEPDLDALRAQCAG; encoded by the coding sequence ATGGGCGATGCCAGCAGCGTGTACCCCGCCGACCTCAGCGTGCACGTGCTGCGCTATCCGGTCGAGCGTCCGGTGCGCACCTCGTTCGGCGTGATGCACGACCGCCCGGCGGTGTTCGTGCGGGTGCAGGACCGCGACGGCGCGCACGGCTGGGGCGAGGTCTGGTGCAACTTCCCGGCCTGCGGGGCCGAGCACCGCGCGCGCCTGGTGCAGACCGTGTTGCGGCCGCTGCTGCTGGGGCGCGCCTACGACGGGCCCGCGGCGGCCTGGGCCCATCTCACCGCGGCCACCGAAGTGCTGGCGCTGCAGGCCGGCGAGCCCGGGCCCATGGCGCAGGCCATCGCCGGCGTCGACCTGGCGCTGTGGGACTTGTGCGCCCGCCGCGCGGGCCAGCCGCTGTGGTCGTACCTGGGCGGCGCCAGCGACCGGGTCGCGGTGTATGCCAGCGGCATCAACCCGGACGACCCCGAACAAGTGGTGCGGCGCAAGCACGGCGAAGGCTACCGCGCCTTCAAGCTGAAGCTGGGCTTCGGCCGCGAGCGCGACCTGCGCAACCTGCGGCAGGTGCGCCAGCTGCTGGGGCCCGGCGTGCCGCTGATGGCCGACGCCAACCAGGGCTGGAACCCGGCCGACGCGGCCAGCATGGCCGCCGCCATGGGCGAGCTGGACATCGCCTGGCTGGAAGAGCCCATGCGCGCCGACCAGCCGCTGGCCCACTGGCAGGCCCTGGCGCGCCAGTCGCCGGTGCCGCTGGCCGCCGGCGAAAACTGCCTGGGCGCCGAGGCCTTCCGCACGGTCATCGAGGCGGGCTGTCTGCAGGTGGTGCAGCCCGACCTGGCCAAGTGGGGCGGCATTTCGGGCTGCCTGCCGGTGATACGCGCGGTGCGCGAGGCCGGCCTGCGCTATTGCCCGCACTACCTGGGCGCCGGGGTCGGCCTGATGGCCTCGGCCCATTTGCTGGCCGCGGTCGACGGCATGCAGCATGGCGGCCTGCTCGAGATCGATGCCAACGACAACCCGCTGCGCACCCTGCTCAGCGCGCCGCTGCAGCAGCTGGAAGAGGGCGTGGCAAGCCTGGGCCGGGCGCCGGGCATCGGCGTCGAGCCCGACCTGGATGCGCTGCGGGCGCAGTGCGCCGGGTGA
- a CDS encoding CoA transferase: MDHSSSLSGQACRAINALLGAQSPWDEPAGQRLRFHGAAPQFDSPHKLTLAAAGAIGAYALATERWWQLATGQRQRIAIDWMQAASSLNPGHFQKQSGYGLPALSLLTELKADFYQTADGRWFFPIGSYPHLRDGVLDLLQCPNNASALGAAIGRWNSLELEEAFAAHKLPGAFARSQQEWLAHPQGRHLAGLPAIDIRKIGDSEPEPAQAGLRPLDRLRVLDLGHVIAGPVVARTLAEHGADVLRITPPMLQDPFRQTIDTNIGKHSAFLDLDRAVDAQRARELIAGADVVVQSWRPGSMARRGLGPQDAAAIRPGVVYVSVTAYGDEGPWAGRGGFEQLGQTVSGIAVREGGAGRPRVVPTYLLNDYLTGYLGAAGALLALIRRAREGGSYHVRVSLARTSMWVQDLGLETAFDADPQRPRRHFAEGLDPVLETRQSAYGPLEQLPPVAQFSRTPARWDLPPAPNGAHPPAWHSC, from the coding sequence ATGGATCACTCATCTTCTCTGTCCGGGCAGGCCTGCCGGGCCATTAACGCCCTGCTCGGCGCGCAGTCGCCGTGGGACGAACCGGCCGGGCAGCGCCTGCGTTTTCATGGCGCCGCCCCGCAGTTTGATTCGCCGCACAAGCTGACGCTGGCCGCGGCCGGCGCCATCGGCGCCTACGCCCTGGCGACGGAACGCTGGTGGCAGCTGGCCACCGGCCAGCGCCAGCGCATCGCCATCGACTGGATGCAGGCGGCCAGCTCGCTGAACCCGGGCCACTTCCAGAAACAAAGCGGCTATGGGCTGCCGGCCCTGTCGCTGCTGACCGAACTGAAGGCCGATTTCTACCAGACCGCCGACGGGCGCTGGTTCTTCCCCATCGGCTCGTATCCGCACCTGCGCGATGGCGTGCTGGATTTGCTGCAATGCCCCAACAATGCCTCGGCCCTGGGCGCGGCCATCGGCCGCTGGAACAGCCTGGAACTGGAAGAGGCCTTCGCCGCGCACAAGCTGCCGGGCGCATTCGCGCGCTCGCAGCAGGAATGGCTGGCGCATCCGCAAGGCCGGCACCTGGCCGGGCTGCCCGCCATCGATATCCGCAAGATCGGCGACAGCGAGCCCGAGCCGGCCCAGGCCGGGCTGCGCCCGCTGGACCGCCTGCGTGTGCTGGACCTGGGCCATGTGATCGCCGGGCCGGTGGTAGCCCGCACACTGGCCGAGCATGGCGCGGACGTGCTGCGCATCACGCCGCCCATGCTGCAGGACCCTTTCCGCCAGACCATCGACACCAACATCGGCAAGCATTCGGCCTTCCTGGACCTGGACCGCGCCGTGGATGCGCAGCGCGCCCGCGAACTGATCGCCGGCGCCGACGTGGTGGTGCAGTCGTGGCGCCCCGGCAGCATGGCGCGGCGCGGCCTGGGCCCGCAGGACGCGGCGGCCATCCGCCCGGGTGTGGTGTACGTGTCGGTCACGGCCTACGGCGATGAAGGCCCATGGGCCGGCCGCGGCGGGTTCGAGCAGCTGGGCCAGACAGTCAGCGGCATTGCCGTGCGCGAAGGCGGCGCGGGCCGCCCCCGCGTGGTGCCCACCTACCTGCTCAATGATTACCTGACCGGCTACCTGGGCGCGGCCGGCGCCCTGCTGGCGCTGATCCGGCGCGCCCGCGAAGGCGGCAGCTACCACGTCAGGGTGTCGCTGGCTCGCACCTCGATGTGGGTGCAGGACCTGGGCCTGGAAACCGCTTTCGATGCCGATCCGCAGCGCCCGCGCCGCCATTTCGCCGAAGGCCTGGACCCCGTGCTGGAAACCCGCCAGTCGGCCTACGGCCCGCTGGAACAATTGCCGCCGGTTGCGCAGTTTTCGCGCACCCCGGCCCGCTGGGACTTGCCGCCCGCCCCCAACGGCGCGCATCCGCCAGCCTGGCATTCTTGTTGA
- a CDS encoding ABC transporter permease, protein MRNRSLPRRAALIAAPWVLIVLAWYGVRASGLVSPALVPSPHEVLSKFLALMQTRLPHDILMSTQRVLVGVLLGIVLAVPVGFVLGWYKSVRSFVDPVINFFRALPPIALIPLVIVYFGIGESAKIAILFYASFFAGVIVMYEGIAQINPIYVRVSRTLGASDGEIFRKVIVPLTIPHMLTALRVALGVAWATLVASELIAAQQGLGALIQDASSFFQLDIIYVGIICIGLIALVMDLILRAAARRLVAWQERIA, encoded by the coding sequence TTGCGCAACCGTTCCCTGCCGCGGCGGGCGGCCCTGATCGCGGCCCCGTGGGTGCTGATCGTACTGGCCTGGTATGGCGTGCGCGCCAGCGGGCTGGTCAGCCCCGCGCTGGTGCCCAGCCCCCACGAAGTGCTGTCCAAGTTCCTGGCGCTGATGCAGACGCGGCTGCCGCACGACATTCTGATGTCCACCCAGCGCGTGCTGGTTGGCGTGCTGCTGGGCATAGTGCTGGCCGTGCCGGTGGGGTTCGTGCTGGGCTGGTACAAAAGCGTGCGCAGCTTCGTCGACCCGGTCATCAATTTCTTCCGGGCCCTGCCCCCCATCGCGCTGATTCCGCTGGTAATCGTGTACTTCGGCATCGGCGAATCGGCCAAGATCGCCATTCTGTTCTACGCCTCGTTCTTCGCCGGGGTGATCGTCATGTACGAAGGCATCGCGCAGATCAACCCGATCTACGTGCGCGTGTCGCGCACCCTGGGCGCCAGCGACGGCGAAATCTTCCGCAAGGTGATCGTGCCGCTCACCATCCCCCACATGCTGACCGCCCTGCGCGTGGCGCTGGGCGTGGCCTGGGCCACGCTGGTGGCCTCGGAGCTGATCGCCGCGCAGCAAGGCCTGGGCGCGCTGATCCAGGACGCCTCGTCGTTCTTCCAGCTCGACATCATCTACGTGGGCATCATCTGCATCGGGCTGATCGCCCTGGTAATGGACCTGATCCTGCGCGCCGCGGCGCGCCGCCTGGTGGCCTGGCAGGAGCGCATCGCATGA